The following proteins are encoded in a genomic region of Pyricularia oryzae 70-15 chromosome 6, whole genome shotgun sequence:
- a CDS encoding peptide methionine sulfoxide, with amino-acid sequence MVFSAPAFITRLTRPFTSSTMLSVSEATSGGAAATIPEGAQRATFAAGCFWGVEHIFRKHFENKGLYDARVGYIGGEAQNPSYRAVCSGATGHAEATQVVFDPSRISYRQLVEFFYKTHDPTTPNQQGNDRGTQYRSAVFYHNAEQEKIAREVTQKANEQWWKGKIVTELLPAGQWWDAEDYHQLYLHKNPSGYQCASHHLRDFPELK; translated from the coding sequence ATGGTATTCTCGGCTCCAGCATTCATCACCCGCCTGACCCGACCATTCACCAGCTCGACCATGCTCTCCGTGTCCGAGGCCACATCCggcggggcggcggcgacgatcCCCGAGGGCGCGCAGCGGGCGACCTTTGCGGCGGGTTGCTTCTGGGGCGTCGAGCACATCTTCCGCAAGCACTTTGAGAACAAGGGCCTGTACGACGCGCGCGTGGGCTACattggcggcgaggcgcAGAACCCGTCGTACCGCGCCGTGTGCTCGGGCGCGACGGGCCACGCCGAGGCGACGCAGGTCGTCTTCGACCCCAGCCGCATCAGCTACAGGCAGCTGGTCGAGTTCTTCTACAAGACGCACGACCCGACGACGCCCAACCAGCAGGGCAACGACAGGGGCACGCAGTACCGCAGCGCCGTGTTTTACCACAACGCAGAGCAGGAGAAGATCGCGAGGGAGGTGACGCAAAAGGCCAACGAGCAGTGGTGGAAGGGCAAGATCGTCACGGAGCTGCTGCCCGCTGGACAGTGGTGGGACGCCGAGGACTACCACCAGCTGTACCTTCACAAGAACCCATCTGGGTACCAGTGTGCCAGCCACCACTTGAGGGATTTCCCCGAGCTCAAATGA
- a CDS encoding bax Inhibitor family protein, whose translation MSFTISVRQGPARLAHLIKSTSAKPTTLRAFHQSAPKNTFFTSKTATWRPTTSSSLVARASSRAYHQHAPHAPVDNSSLMRKLLVGGAIFGGTLVATNVVFNRETREDGGMPPYERSYLNDTFLHTGLGIGIIGLTARQMIKTGFVYRLMVTNPWVFAIGGLGLSFATMIGARSIDPDNYVPKYALWTAFNATQAAFVAPLLAFVPGPLIARAGLYTLAMMGSISFVGATAKQEKYLYIGGPLLAGAAIVAVSGLAPLVVPVTAVRTLAFTENLWLYGGLAVFGGFTLYDVQKVLHHARLAQRGLIKKDPIAESISLELDFLNIFVRMVQILMMQNSRRK comes from the exons ATGTCGTTCACCATCTCGGTCCGTCAGGGTCCAGCTCGTCTGGCCCATCTGATCAAGAGCACCAGCGCAAAGCCCACCACCCTGCGGGCTTTCCACCAGTCTGCTCCCAAAAACACCTTTTTCACATCAAAAACGGCAACATGGCGCCCGACGACATCCTCGAGCTTGGTCGCCCGCGCCTCGAGCCGAGCTTACCACCAGCACGCCCCGCATGCTCCGGTAGACAACTCGTCGCTGATGCGCAAGCTGCTCGTCGGCGGTGCCATCTTTGGAGGAACCCTCGTTGCCACCAACGTGGTCTTTAACCGCGAGACCCGCGAGGATGGAGGCATGCCTCCATATGAGCGATCGTACCTCAACGACACCTTTTTGCACACCGGTCTCGGCATCGGCATCATCGGCTTGACTGCCAGGCAGATGATCAAGACTGGATTCGTGTATCGCTTGATGGTCACCAACccttgggtgtttgccattGGTGGTCTGGGTCTCAGCTTTGCTACCATGATTGGCGCCAGGTCTATCGACCCTGACAA CTACGTCCCCAAGTACGCCCTGTGGACGGCATTCAACGCGACGCAAGCCGCTTTCGTCGCTCCTCTTCTCGCCTTCGTCCCGGGTCCTCTCATCGCCCGCGCTGGCCTTTACACCCTCGCCATGATGGGCTCCATCTCGTTCGTCGGCGCGACCGCCAAGCAGGAAAAGTACCTCTACATTGGTGGTCCCCTCCTGGCTGGTGCGGCCATCGTCGCCGTCTCGGGTCTTGCTCCTCTTGTCGTCCCCGTAACTGCCGTTAGGACTCTCGCCTTCACCGAGAACCTCTGGCTCTACGGTGGTCTCGCCGTCTTTGGCGGCTTCACGCTCTACGACGTCCAGAAGGTCTTGCATCACGCCCGTCTGGCCCAAAGGGGTCTCATCAAGAAGGACCCCATCGCTGAGAGCATCAGCCTGGAGCTCGACTTCCTCAACATCTTTGTTCGCATGGTTCAGATCCTGATGATGCAGAACAGCAGGCGAAAGTAA